The genomic region CTAATATCACTCCGTATGAAACTTCGCATGATAAATGCCGAAGCCGAATGTAAGTATACCACGGTGGTGGTGAGTTTTCAAAGAGATCGAATTCTCTCACCCACAGATCTATATTCGAGAACGATCCAGCCTGAGATGACCCATTTTCCGCCCCTCTTTCCATTGCGAACTGCAACGCATTAAAGATTGTCCGCTTTCGAAAGGTAATGCATAATAGATTGATAAATGAACAAATGACAGACTACTTAATCAATCCTTTCCGGAAGAACGGAGCATAATGAGACGAAGTATGTCAACTCAAGGCCTGCTGTATTTGTGCGTTCTGTTCCTTTTCTCGGGTATCGTACACGCGCAATGCGACGGAGTCATCTATACATGGGGGCGCAATAATTATGGCCAGTGCAATGTCCCCCTACCGAACTGCGGCTTTATGGACATCGCTGGCGGAGACAATCACTGCCTGGGTCTCAAGTCTGACGGAACTGTCATTGCTTGGGGAGACAACGCTTATGGCCAGTGCGATGTTCCCGCACCGAACTCAGATTTTATCGCAATCGCCACTGGTGCGTATCACAGTCTGGGTCTCAAGTCCGACGGAACCGTAGTTGCATGGGGGCGCAACAGCTATGGCCAGTGCAATGTTCCCTCACCGAACTCGGACTTCATAGCGATTGCCGCAGGCAGGATTCACAGTCTGGGTCTCAGGTCCGACGGTACAATAATTGGCTGGGGGGATAACTATACAGGTCAGTGTGATGTGCCCGCACCGAACTCAAACTTCGTGGCGCTCGCCGGGGGCAGGTATCACAGTGTTGGTCTCAAATCTGACGGAACGATCGCGACCTGGGGAAGCAACTCTTTCGGTCAGTGTATCATTCCCGCACCGAACTCCGACTTCACAGCAATCACAGCGGGTTCGTATCACTGTCTAGGTCTTAAGTCCGACGGGACCGTCGTTGCCTGGGGATGGAATGACGATGGTCAGTGCAACATTCCCGCACCGAACTCCGATTTCACATCAATCGCTGCGGGCGCATTTCACAATCTTGGTCTTAAGTCCGACGGAACGATCGCAACCTGGGGAAAGAACTCTGACGGCCAGTGCAATGTTCCCGCACCGAACTCCGACTTCACATCAATCGCTGCGGGTGCACATCACAGTTTGGGCCTCAAGGGTGAGTGGACCATTGTGGCACAGGGGCTGAACGACAGTGGCCAATGCAGTGTTCCGACACCGAATATTGATTTTACTGCAGTAGCCGGAGGCTCATTTCACAGCCTGGGTCTTTTTTCCGAAGGCATTATTGCGGCCTGGGGACTTAACAACGACGGCCAGTGCGATATCCCTGTTCCGAACTCCTGTTTTATCGTTATAGCCGGGGGCGATTATCACAGCCTTGGTCTTAAGTCTGACGGAACCGTCGTTGCCTGGGGTAATAACAGTAGCGGTCAGTGCAGCGTCCCGGCACCGAACTCAAACTATGTAACAGTCGCTGGAGGTGTGGAATACAGCTTTGGTCTCAAATCCGACGGGACTGTCGTGACCTGGGGGAATAACTCCTTCGGTCAATGTACCGTTCCAGCACCGAATTCAGACTTCATAGCAATCACGGCGGGTTCGTGTCACTGTCTTGGTCTCAAGTCCGACGGAACCATTGTTGCCTGGGGGCGGAATGATGCTGGCCAGTGCAGCATTCCCGCACCGAACTCAAACTTCATGTCGGTCGCCGGGGGTGCGGAACACAGCCTTGGTCTCAAGTCTGACGGAACTGTTGTTGCCTGGGGAGACAACGCCTATAGCCAGTGCAATGTTCCCGCACCGAACTCCGATTTTATCGCAATCGCCACTGGTGCGTATCACAGCCTTGGTCTCAAGTCCGATGGAACTGTCGTTGCCTGGGGAGATGATACCCATGGTCAATGTAATATCCCTTCGCCGAACTCCGATTTCATGGTGATTGCTGCTGGCATGTCTCACAGTCTTGGCTTGAAACGTTCATATTCAACAGAAGTTGAAGAAACAGAATCCTTCGAAATCCCCGGTACCGAAATGCTGACCATACTCTCTCTTTCGCCCAACCCCTTCACACAGTCTACAGGGATTTCTTTCGAGACACGGGCATCGGGTCAAGTAACTATGGAAATCTATGATCTGAGCGGAAGAAGCATAAGGACAATTCCTCTTGGACATATTGGAGGCGGTCTGCATCAGACCTGCTGGTACGGATGTGATGAGACCGGAAACAATGTAACCTCCGGGATATACTTAGTTCGTCTGTATGGTACCGGGGGAGAATCACAAACGGCAAAGTCTGTTCTTATCCGCTGAGCATCAGGTTGATGGACACGTACATTGGGGTCAAATCTTTACTCTTGACATTTTGCTTGTATCATTATGGCATCCGAAAAGGAATGTTTTTATTGTTACACCCGATGTCTTCAATCTGGGATCAGAATAGTGTCAAGAGTAAAGATTTGACCCCTTTTTTTTCTTGTTGACGTGGAGTGATTTTTGGTAGTATGGTCAGTTTCAGGAAGGAATCGGAGGTTTTCTGGGAGAAATACTCTGTTTCGGGAATATTCACGGAACGGTTTGAAAATAGGATTCCTATCTCGAATTGCTTTGCTTTTCTATCGACTGGCTTAACTTACTGGTTAAATTTTGACAGAACTGACAACTATCGGTATTTTCGTTTCCGGCATGAATCAGGGAAGCCACCTGCGCTACAGGGAAAGGGGTTGAAATTCTTTGTTCACGGGGAATGAAAATATGCCAAACGGCTCAGCTTCGAGATTCTCATTTGTAGCTATCATTCTCATTTCACTGTTTCTGCTTCTCCTGCCTTATGGAAAGATATTTCTGTCTCATCAGCAGAGGATCATCGGCGATCCTATGCCCGATGCGTCTGTTAAGAACGATTCAGACGTTTATGACCATGTATGGCATTTCTGGTGGGTGTCGAATGCGCTTGAAAGTGGAATTGATCCCCGATACTGCGATCTGATATATCCTCCTACCGGAATTTCCCTTGTTTACCACC from Candidatus Aegiribacteria sp. harbors:
- a CDS encoding T9SS type A sorting domain-containing protein; the encoded protein is MRRSMSTQGLLYLCVLFLFSGIVHAQCDGVIYTWGRNNYGQCNVPLPNCGFMDIAGGDNHCLGLKSDGTVIAWGDNAYGQCDVPAPNSDFIAIATGAYHSLGLKSDGTVVAWGRNSYGQCNVPSPNSDFIAIAAGRIHSLGLRSDGTIIGWGDNYTGQCDVPAPNSNFVALAGGRYHSVGLKSDGTIATWGSNSFGQCIIPAPNSDFTAITAGSYHCLGLKSDGTVVAWGWNDDGQCNIPAPNSDFTSIAAGAFHNLGLKSDGTIATWGKNSDGQCNVPAPNSDFTSIAAGAHHSLGLKGEWTIVAQGLNDSGQCSVPTPNIDFTAVAGGSFHSLGLFSEGIIAAWGLNNDGQCDIPVPNSCFIVIAGGDYHSLGLKSDGTVVAWGNNSSGQCSVPAPNSNYVTVAGGVEYSFGLKSDGTVVTWGNNSFGQCTVPAPNSDFIAITAGSCHCLGLKSDGTIVAWGRNDAGQCSIPAPNSNFMSVAGGAEHSLGLKSDGTVVAWGDNAYSQCNVPAPNSDFIAIATGAYHSLGLKSDGTVVAWGDDTHGQCNIPSPNSDFMVIAAGMSHSLGLKRSYSTEVEETESFEIPGTEMLTILSLSPNPFTQSTGISFETRASGQVTMEIYDLSGRSIRTIPLGHIGGGLHQTCWYGCDETGNNVTSGIYLVRLYGTGGESQTAKSVLIR